The DNA region ACAGACAGGCACTGAACGTTTTCAGGATGGAGCTCCTTGGCGCAAAGGTTGAGGTCGTAAAGAGCGGCAGCAGAACTTTAAAAGATGCCGTTAACGAGGCCATAAGGGACTGGGTTACAAACGTAAGGACAACCCACTACATAATAGGCTCTGTCGTAGGTCCTCACCCCTACCCTCAAATAGTTAGAGATTTTCAATCTATTATTGGAAAAGAGGCAAAAGAACAGATTCTAAAGGCTGAAGGGAGGTTACCCGATACAATCGTTGCCTGCGTAGGAGGGGGAAGTAACGCTATTGGAATTTTCCACCCCTTTATTGAGGACAAGGAAGTAAGGCTTGTCGGTGTTGAGGCTGCAGGCTACGGCCTTGAAACGGGTAAGCACGCAGCAACTCTTTGCAGGGGAAGTGTAGGAGTATTTCACGGTGCTAAATCCTACCTCCTTCAGACAGAGGACGGTCAGGTTACGCCAACCCACTCCGTTTCTGCCGGTCTTGACTACCCCGGCGTTGGGCCAGAACACTCCTTCCTAAAGGACATTGGACGGGCAGAGTACGACGCCGTTACTGATGAAGAAGCCCTTGAAGCCTTCCAGATTCTTTCCAGAACAGAAGGAATAATTCCTGCTCTTGAGAGCTCCCACGCAGTTGCATGGGTAATAAAAAATAGAGATAATCTCAGAGGACAACTTGTGATAATTAACCTGTCGGGAAGGGGAGACAAGGACGTAAATCAAGTTAAAGAAATTCTGGAGGAAAGGAAGGAACTACGCCTATGGTAGACGAAACGACTGGGCTACCTTCGCGAAGGTCGTTCTTTCAGAAGCTCTACTCACTGGGAGATAAACAGGTAATAGTAGCCATATTTGACATAGACGATTTCAGGTTCATTAACTTCTCTCACGGCTATAAAGTTGGAGACGCAATACTCAAGGCAACAGGAAGCTACATCGGTAAGGTATTCAGCAAGTATTTCTCAAATTTCTTCATAGCAAGAACAGGAGCTAACCAATTTTCCGTTATCCTCCTTGACGATGTCCCAACTGTAAGGATAGAGGAGGTATACAACAAGTACATTCACTTGGTGGAGTTCAGGCTCAAGGACGAGCTCATTAGAGCAACTATTAGCGCAGGAGTTAGCAGAGGCACAGCAAAGTGTTTGGAAGTTTTCTCTCAGGCAGAAGACGCTCTATACTCGGTAAAAGCTTCTGGAAAAAATGCAATA from Phorcysia thermohydrogeniphila includes:
- the trpB gene encoding tryptophan synthase subunit beta, with translation MYSYPDERGKYGIYGGKYVPETLMAALSELEESYRKIKNDPEFQSEFKRLLAEYVGRPTPLQYAERFSKYLGGNIKVYLKREDLNHTGAHKINNALGQALLAKKMGKKRIIAETGAGQHGVATATACAFLGLECIVYMGEEDVHRQALNVFRMELLGAKVEVVKSGSRTLKDAVNEAIRDWVTNVRTTHYIIGSVVGPHPYPQIVRDFQSIIGKEAKEQILKAEGRLPDTIVACVGGGSNAIGIFHPFIEDKEVRLVGVEAAGYGLETGKHAATLCRGSVGVFHGAKSYLLQTEDGQVTPTHSVSAGLDYPGVGPEHSFLKDIGRAEYDAVTDEEALEAFQILSRTEGIIPALESSHAVAWVIKNRDNLRGQLVIINLSGRGDKDVNQVKEILEERKELRLW